Proteins from one Embleya scabrispora genomic window:
- a CDS encoding roadblock/LC7 domain-containing protein, with protein MTNTHDLAGGMATTATDSRLDWLLTDLVKRVHQTRHAIVLSEDGLLMSRSETIPRDDAEQLAAAAAGLQSLARSIGRGFAGGSVRQTLVEMDDAFLFLTAAGTGAHLAVLAEQSADVGVVAFEMNMLVKKVGEYLGTRPRGDEGGTRTGGRA; from the coding sequence ATGACGAACACGCACGATCTCGCCGGCGGCATGGCCACCACCGCGACCGACAGCCGCCTGGACTGGCTGTTGACCGACCTGGTCAAGCGCGTCCACCAGACGCGGCACGCGATCGTGCTGTCCGAGGACGGCCTGCTGATGAGCCGGTCCGAGACCATCCCGCGCGACGACGCCGAGCAGTTGGCCGCCGCGGCGGCCGGCCTGCAGAGCCTGGCCCGCAGCATCGGCCGCGGTTTCGCGGGTGGGTCGGTGCGCCAAACGCTGGTCGAGATGGACGACGCCTTCCTCTTCCTCACCGCCGCGGGCACCGGCGCGCATCTGGCCGTGCTCGCCGAACAGAGCGCCGACGTGGGCGTGGTCGCGTTCGAGATGAACATGCTGGTGAAGAAGGTCGGCGAATACCTCGGCACCCGGCCACGCGGTGACGAGGGCGGCACTCGAACCGGCGGTCGAGCGTGA
- a CDS encoding DUF742 domain-containing protein, translating to MRSGWDQSWDEDASPVVRPYTLTRGRTKAVRDADLTLITLVTTVDPDEPAVRAPGPDESSPGPRRKPRDGRGRQPEHQRILELCREPQAVAEVAALIDLPVSITKVLVDDLLRDGLVTVRAPLALARTPDTALLKKVRDGLLRL from the coding sequence GTGAGATCCGGATGGGATCAGTCCTGGGACGAGGACGCGAGCCCGGTGGTGCGCCCGTACACGCTCACCCGGGGGCGGACCAAGGCGGTGCGCGACGCGGACCTGACCCTGATCACCCTGGTGACCACGGTCGACCCGGACGAGCCCGCGGTCCGGGCCCCCGGGCCCGACGAGTCGTCCCCGGGGCCGCGGCGCAAGCCCCGTGACGGGCGCGGCCGCCAACCCGAGCATCAGCGGATCCTGGAGTTGTGCCGGGAACCGCAGGCCGTCGCCGAGGTGGCGGCCCTGATCGATCTGCCGGTGAGCATCACCAAGGTGCTCGTCGACGACCTGCTCCGCGACGGCCTGGTGACCGTGCGCGCCCCGCTGGCCCTGGCCCGCACCCCCGATACCGCCCTGTTGAAAAAGGTACGTGATGGTCTCCTTCGGCTCTGA
- a CDS encoding GTP-binding protein: MVSFGSDRLPERAAAVKILIAGGFGVGKTTLVGTVSEVPPLHTEEMMTEVGVGVDDTVGIEAKSRTTVALDFGRITLSEELVLYLFGAPGQERFWSLWHDLAIGALGAIVLVDTRRLEAGFGSIDFFERRGIPFVVAINRFDEAVEYTVDEVRDALDLDPEVPIVPCDVRTRGSGRDVLLALVDHLLGVPVSAGAGRAPAGAAGV, from the coding sequence ATGGTCTCCTTCGGCTCTGACCGACTGCCCGAGCGTGCGGCGGCGGTCAAGATCCTGATCGCGGGCGGATTCGGGGTCGGCAAGACCACGCTGGTCGGCACGGTCAGCGAGGTTCCGCCACTGCACACCGAGGAGATGATGACCGAGGTCGGTGTCGGCGTGGACGACACCGTCGGCATCGAGGCCAAGTCGCGCACCACGGTCGCGCTCGACTTCGGCCGCATCACCCTGTCCGAGGAACTGGTCCTGTACCTGTTCGGCGCGCCCGGACAGGAACGGTTCTGGTCGTTGTGGCACGACCTGGCGATCGGCGCGCTGGGCGCGATCGTGCTGGTGGACACCCGCCGTCTGGAAGCCGGTTTCGGCAGCATCGACTTCTTCGAGCGGCGCGGCATCCCCTTCGTGGTCGCGATCAACCGCTTCGACGAGGCGGTGGAGTACACCGTCGACGAGGTCCGCGACGCGCTCGACCTCGATCCCGAGGTGCCGATCGTCCCGTGCGACGTGCGTACGCGCGGGTCGGGGCGCGACGTACTGCTCGCGCTCGTCGACCACCTCCTCGGCGTTCCGGTGTCGGCCGGCGCCGGCCGGGCCCCGGCCGGCGCGGCCGGCGTGTGA
- a CDS encoding terpene synthase family protein, which produces MSQPFELPEFYVPYPARLNPHLEGARVHSKAWARGMRMIEGSNIWDEHDFDSHDYALLCAYTHPDCGGPQLDLVTDWYVWVFFFDDHFLDVFKRTHDTAGAKAYLERLRAFMPVDPGTPIPEPTNQVEEGLADLWARTVPSMSPAWRERFAASTQALLEESLWELANINEGRVANPVEYIEMRRKVGGAPWSANLVEYAANAEVPAVIAASRPMRVLKDTFADAVHLRNDLFSYQREVENEGENANAVLVFEKFLGCATQEAADSVNELLTSRLHQFEHTTFTELPPLFAEYGLDPQSRIDVMAYVKGLQDWQSGGHEWHMRSSRYMNGATEVGGTPTVPGVLAGPQGIGTSAARMLPGLVAGLNSGLRRYTHVPFQPVAPYEIPDFHLPFEPRLNPHLDGARDNLVEWSRRTGILDEGIWDERALRDFDLALCAAGIAPVASPEQLDLGAQWLAWGTYGDDYYPVVFGRSLDQAGAKVYTERLKTLMPVDGEAAPAATDAIERGLVDLWARTAGPMPTASRRRFRRAVHDMLDSWLWELANSAQHRIPDPVDYIEMRRHTFGSDLTKSLSRLTHGDVVPEQAYRSRAVRAMENSAADVGWMINDVFSYRKEIEVEGELHNLLLVVQNFFGCDFEHALDVVNDLMTSRMREFERVVSTELPAMYRDLELSSAAREALDGYAVALGDWNAAILKWHQECKRYADPRPLVPFPWQVGTGFAPTAPRPGVGAFGQGVRSGAARAPVEPAGVPRVRYGPKGLGTSAARPTVRAGVTVH; this is translated from the coding sequence ATGTCACAACCCTTCGAACTCCCGGAGTTCTACGTGCCGTACCCGGCACGACTGAATCCGCACCTCGAGGGCGCGCGCGTGCACTCCAAGGCGTGGGCGCGCGGGATGCGGATGATCGAGGGCTCGAACATCTGGGACGAGCACGACTTCGACTCGCACGACTACGCGCTGCTGTGCGCGTACACCCATCCCGACTGCGGCGGCCCGCAACTCGACCTGGTCACCGACTGGTACGTCTGGGTGTTCTTCTTCGACGACCACTTCCTGGACGTGTTCAAGCGCACCCACGACACGGCCGGCGCCAAGGCATACCTGGAACGGCTGCGCGCGTTCATGCCGGTCGACCCGGGCACGCCGATCCCCGAGCCGACCAACCAGGTCGAGGAGGGTCTGGCCGACCTGTGGGCGCGGACCGTGCCGAGCATGTCGCCGGCCTGGCGCGAGCGGTTCGCCGCGAGCACGCAGGCGCTGCTCGAGGAGTCGTTGTGGGAACTGGCCAACATCAACGAGGGACGGGTGGCCAATCCGGTCGAATACATCGAGATGCGCCGCAAGGTGGGCGGCGCGCCGTGGTCGGCCAACCTGGTGGAATACGCCGCGAACGCCGAGGTGCCCGCGGTGATCGCCGCGAGCCGGCCGATGCGGGTGCTCAAGGACACCTTCGCCGACGCCGTGCACCTGCGCAACGACCTGTTCTCCTACCAGCGCGAGGTGGAGAACGAGGGCGAGAACGCCAACGCCGTCCTGGTCTTCGAGAAGTTCCTCGGCTGCGCCACCCAGGAGGCGGCCGATTCGGTCAACGAACTCCTCACCTCGCGCCTGCACCAGTTCGAGCACACCACCTTCACCGAACTCCCGCCGCTGTTCGCCGAGTACGGCCTGGATCCGCAGTCCCGCATCGATGTGATGGCCTACGTCAAGGGCCTCCAGGACTGGCAGTCCGGCGGCCACGAGTGGCACATGCGCTCCAGTCGGTACATGAACGGCGCCACCGAGGTGGGCGGCACCCCCACGGTCCCCGGGGTCCTGGCCGGCCCGCAGGGCATCGGCACCTCGGCGGCACGCATGCTGCCCGGCCTGGTCGCCGGACTGAACAGCGGCCTGCGCCGCTACACGCACGTGCCCTTCCAACCGGTCGCACCGTACGAGATCCCGGACTTCCACCTCCCGTTCGAGCCGCGCCTGAACCCGCACCTGGACGGCGCCCGGGACAACCTCGTCGAGTGGAGCCGGCGCACGGGCATCCTCGACGAGGGCATCTGGGACGAGCGGGCGCTGCGCGACTTCGATTTGGCGTTGTGCGCGGCGGGCATCGCGCCGGTCGCTTCGCCGGAGCAACTCGACCTCGGCGCCCAGTGGTTGGCCTGGGGCACCTATGGCGACGACTACTACCCGGTCGTCTTCGGGCGCTCGCTCGACCAGGCCGGTGCCAAGGTCTACACCGAGCGACTGAAGACCCTGATGCCGGTCGACGGCGAGGCGGCGCCCGCAGCGACGGACGCGATCGAGCGCGGCCTGGTCGACCTGTGGGCGCGCACCGCGGGCCCGATGCCGACCGCGTCGCGGCGCAGGTTCCGGCGTGCCGTCCACGACATGCTGGACAGTTGGTTGTGGGAGTTGGCCAACAGCGCGCAGCACCGCATCCCGGATCCGGTCGACTACATCGAGATGCGGCGCCACACGTTCGGCTCCGACCTGACCAAGAGCCTGTCCCGGCTGACCCACGGCGACGTGGTACCGGAACAGGCCTACCGCTCACGGGCGGTGCGGGCGATGGAGAACTCGGCGGCCGACGTCGGCTGGATGATCAACGACGTGTTCTCCTACCGCAAGGAGATCGAGGTCGAGGGGGAGCTGCACAACCTGCTCCTGGTCGTACAGAACTTCTTCGGCTGCGACTTCGAGCACGCGCTCGACGTCGTGAACGACCTGATGACCTCCCGAATGCGCGAGTTCGAGCGGGTGGTCTCGACCGAACTGCCCGCCATGTACCGGGACCTGGAGTTGAGTTCGGCGGCCAGGGAAGCGCTGGACGGCTACGCGGTGGCGCTCGGCGACTGGAACGCGGCGATCCTGAAGTGGCATCAAGAGTGCAAGCGCTACGCCGACCCCAGGCCGCTGGTGCCGTTTCCGTGGCAGGTCGGGACGGGGTTCGCGCCGACCGCACCGCGCCCGGGCGTCGGCGCGTTCGGGCAGGGCGTGCGGTCGGGCGCGGCCCGGGCGCCGGTCGAGCCGGCCGGAGTACCCCGGGTGCGCTACGGGCCCAAGGGGTTGGGCACTTCGGCCGCCCGCCCGACCGTCCGCGCCGGGGTCACGGTGCACTGA
- a CDS encoding RidA family protein yields the protein MTTSQRLTRIPAPEGVAPGRGYTNVVIGTGRVVAISGQIALDEHGDLVGAGDPGAQARQVFENLRRCLAAVGATFDDVIKLTYFLTDIADLPAVRAAREQYIDPERLPASSAMQVAALVRPDLLLEIEACAVLPEPEPAAE from the coding sequence ATGACGACATCGCAGCGGCTCACCCGTATCCCCGCACCCGAAGGCGTCGCTCCGGGTCGGGGCTACACCAACGTGGTCATCGGCACCGGCCGAGTGGTCGCGATCTCCGGACAGATCGCCCTGGACGAGCACGGCGACCTGGTCGGAGCGGGCGACCCGGGCGCGCAGGCCCGGCAGGTGTTCGAGAACCTGCGCCGCTGCCTGGCGGCGGTGGGCGCGACCTTCGACGACGTGATCAAACTGACCTACTTCCTCACCGACATCGCCGACCTGCCGGCCGTCCGGGCGGCCCGGGAGCAGTACATCGACCCGGAGCGACTGCCGGCGAGTTCGGCGATGCAGGTCGCGGCCCTGGTCCGGCCGGATCTGCTCCTGGAGATCGAGGCGTGCGCGGTGCTCCCCGAGCCCGAACCGGCCGCCGAATAG
- a CDS encoding effector-associated constant component EACC1, protein MLVQVRVVGDEGTEVAALQRWLALDPDLRGGAAISYAEDDTTDTMGATLDVVDVVLSNGIGLSGLLVAIAGWRRSRAPITGAGGPDIVVRRGDVEVVLSEATEDDIARAVRALEGPDDSGSPA, encoded by the coding sequence GTGCTCGTGCAGGTGCGCGTGGTCGGCGACGAAGGCACCGAAGTGGCGGCGTTGCAGCGGTGGTTGGCTCTGGACCCCGATCTCCGCGGCGGCGCCGCGATCAGCTACGCCGAGGACGACACGACCGACACCATGGGCGCCACCCTCGACGTGGTCGACGTCGTGCTGAGCAACGGTATCGGCCTGTCCGGCCTGCTGGTGGCGATCGCCGGCTGGCGTCGCTCGCGCGCACCCATCACGGGCGCGGGCGGCCCCGACATCGTGGTGCGCCGAGGCGATGTGGAGGTCGTACTGTCGGAGGCGACGGAGGACGACATCGCCCGCGCCGTAAGGGCCCTGGAGGGTCCGGACGACTCCGGAAGCCCCGCGTGA
- a CDS encoding VWA domain-containing protein, whose product MGLRSLLRNVFRSRASRETAETPRATDAVEESAVRPAPEPATVVEASTAAEANHTSDAPTTPEPEFVPEPPALTKPEPEPEPVRVSEPEPVQVHVPEPEPVRVPEPEPVVAETVVIPESRAQSVAAEPAPVSIPVPAQSITTRDEAEPIEAEVVGTPTAEVESAPAEPEAPAAETEPTPAATPTAVAPVPSARAEEPVPTTSGRAEAAAAAVAKCGLTGRSVVVYLVLDRSGSMRSYYKDGTVQHLADQTLALSGQLGEAVVPLVFFSTDIDGVADLDPGNQAGRIEELHGSYGHMGRTNYHCAIARVVEHYRASGSTDPALVIFQTDGAPTSRPAAAKALCDTAGLPIFWQFLGFGDPESKGFDFLRKLDELTVPEQRVVDNAGFFHAGQDPRTLGDAELYDQLLLEFPEWLNEAITAGVLAADPVDALV is encoded by the coding sequence ATGGGTTTGAGGAGTCTGCTGCGCAACGTCTTTCGTTCGCGGGCGTCCCGCGAGACGGCGGAGACACCCCGGGCGACGGACGCGGTCGAGGAGTCGGCGGTACGCCCCGCACCGGAGCCGGCCACGGTGGTCGAGGCGAGCACGGCAGCGGAGGCGAACCACACGTCGGACGCGCCGACCACGCCGGAGCCGGAGTTCGTCCCGGAACCGCCGGCCTTGACGAAACCGGAACCGGAGCCCGAGCCCGTGCGGGTATCCGAGCCCGAGCCGGTGCAGGTCCACGTACCCGAACCCGAGCCGGTGCGGGTACCCGAGCCCGAGCCCGTCGTCGCCGAGACGGTGGTCATCCCCGAGTCCCGGGCGCAGTCGGTCGCCGCCGAGCCGGCCCCGGTGTCGATTCCCGTACCGGCGCAGTCGATCACGACCCGCGACGAGGCGGAGCCGATCGAGGCCGAGGTGGTCGGCACGCCGACCGCCGAGGTCGAGTCCGCGCCGGCGGAGCCCGAGGCGCCCGCCGCCGAGACCGAGCCGACCCCGGCCGCGACGCCCACCGCGGTCGCCCCCGTCCCGTCCGCCCGCGCCGAGGAGCCGGTGCCCACGACCTCGGGACGCGCCGAGGCCGCCGCGGCGGCCGTGGCCAAGTGCGGTCTCACCGGCCGCAGCGTCGTGGTCTACCTCGTCCTGGACCGCTCCGGCTCGATGCGCTCGTACTACAAGGACGGCACCGTCCAGCACCTGGCCGATCAGACGTTGGCGCTGTCCGGGCAACTGGGCGAGGCCGTCGTCCCGCTGGTGTTCTTCTCCACCGACATCGACGGCGTCGCCGACCTCGACCCCGGCAACCAGGCGGGCCGGATCGAGGAACTGCACGGCTCCTACGGGCACATGGGCCGGACCAACTACCACTGTGCGATCGCCCGGGTGGTCGAGCACTACCGCGCGTCCGGGAGCACCGACCCCGCCCTGGTGATCTTCCAGACCGACGGCGCGCCGACGAGCCGGCCGGCCGCCGCGAAGGCGCTGTGCGACACGGCCGGGTTGCCGATCTTCTGGCAGTTCCTCGGTTTCGGCGACCCCGAGTCCAAGGGCTTCGACTTCCTGCGCAAGCTGGACGAACTCACCGTGCCGGAGCAGCGCGTGGTGGACAACGCCGGCTTCTTCCACGCCGGGCAGGATCCGCGGACGCTCGGTGACGCGGAGCTGTACGACCAACTCCTCCTGGAATTCCCGGAATGGCTGAACGAGGCGATCACGGCCGGTGTCCTGGCCGCGGACCCGGTGGACGCGCTGGTCTAG
- a CDS encoding aminotransferase class III-fold pyridoxal phosphate-dependent enzyme codes for MLSAESTETSRALFHRARRSLAGGTTSSGRIITTGSYPYPLYIAHGKAAHIWDVDGNEYVDYLNSYGCAVMGHADPRIASAVAEVSAGGTMFGAGTIPEIELAETMRAMIPCADLVRFADSGSEAIQGAIRSARGLTSTRPVRRAGSSRRRSPTRTWPPPAPPWTRRSCCSPVCERQPFGCSGGGRVSYARVGRRAAGAMTSLT; via the coding sequence GTGCTCTCGGCCGAGTCGACCGAAACCAGCCGGGCGCTTTTCCACCGCGCCCGTCGATCCCTGGCGGGCGGAACGACCTCGTCCGGTCGGATCATCACCACCGGGTCCTATCCCTATCCGCTGTATATCGCGCACGGAAAGGCCGCGCACATTTGGGACGTGGACGGGAACGAGTATGTCGACTACCTGAATTCGTACGGCTGCGCGGTGATGGGGCACGCCGATCCGCGGATCGCCTCGGCGGTGGCCGAGGTGTCGGCCGGCGGCACCATGTTCGGTGCGGGCACCATTCCGGAGATCGAACTGGCGGAAACCATGCGGGCGATGATCCCGTGCGCCGACCTCGTCCGGTTCGCCGACTCGGGGTCGGAGGCCATTCAGGGGGCGATCCGCTCGGCGCGCGGCCTCACGTCGACGCGGCCGGTTCGGCGTGCCGGTTCGTCTCGGCGGCGCTCACCGACGAGGACGTGGCCGCCGCCTGCGCCGCCGTGGACGCGGCGTTCGTGCTGCTCGCCGGTGTGTGAGAGGCAACCCTTCGGCTGTTCGGGGGGCGGTCGGGTGTCGTACGCGCGGGTCGGCCGCCGGGCGGCCGGCGCCATGACTAGCCTTACGTAA
- a CDS encoding YjbQ family protein, producing the protein MAETNVSRVFEVSTGRHERVYDLTGTCARFLREAAAGRDGLLNVFVPHATAGVAILETGAGSDEDLLALLADLLPADDRWRHRHGSPGHGRDHVLPALVPPHATLPVIAGELALGTWQSVTMVDTNRDNPDRTVRLTFLG; encoded by the coding sequence ATGGCGGAGACGAATGTGTCGCGGGTGTTCGAGGTCAGTACCGGGCGGCACGAGCGGGTGTACGACCTGACCGGGACGTGTGCGCGATTCCTGCGCGAGGCGGCGGCGGGGCGGGACGGATTGCTGAACGTTTTCGTGCCGCACGCGACCGCCGGGGTGGCGATCCTGGAGACCGGCGCGGGCAGTGACGAGGACCTGCTCGCACTGCTCGCGGATCTGCTGCCGGCCGACGACCGGTGGCGACACCGACACGGCAGCCCCGGCCACGGACGCGATCACGTGCTGCCCGCGCTGGTCCCGCCCCACGCGACCCTGCCGGTGATCGCGGGCGAACTCGCGCTGGGCACCTGGCAGTCGGTCACGATGGTCGATACCAACCGGGACAATCCGGACCGCACGGTGCGGTTGACCTTCCTCGGCTGA
- a CDS encoding winged helix-turn-helix transcriptional regulator, which translates to MARRYQCGLDAAMDVIGGKWKALILWALHTEDRRFGELRRAVPGISEKMLIQQLREMESRGIVHREVYREVPPKVVYSLTPLGESLNEALLPLGVWGRDHEEQIAATAPSTTATPDPARPAA; encoded by the coding sequence ATGGCCCGGCGCTACCAGTGCGGTCTCGATGCCGCCATGGACGTCATCGGTGGCAAGTGGAAGGCGCTGATCCTGTGGGCGCTGCACACCGAGGATCGGCGGTTCGGGGAGTTGCGGCGCGCGGTGCCCGGGATCAGCGAGAAGATGCTGATCCAGCAGTTGCGCGAGATGGAGAGTCGGGGCATCGTGCACCGCGAGGTGTATCGGGAGGTCCCGCCGAAGGTGGTCTACTCGCTGACCCCGCTGGGCGAGTCGCTGAACGAGGCGCTGTTGCCGCTGGGCGTGTGGGGCCGGGACCACGAGGAGCAGATCGCCGCCACCGCGCCCTCGACGACCGCGACCCCGGACCCCGCGCGGCCCGCCGCCTAG
- the aroB gene encoding 3-dehydroquinate synthase — protein MTEYVRVSEQLALPRGRVEPIMATARRLDTYPVHVCLDENTALAHLCAEIDGRRVALVTDDTVLALHARRLAERLTAAGLDVVATSFPAGEASKSLRTASALLDWLAETSLVRRDILLAVGGGVVMDTVGWVASAYMRGLPYINVPTTLLAHVDAALGGKVAIDHPSAKNLIGAFYQPRAVVSNVGYLSTQDDRGLRAGLAEAIKTGIIASPELFELIEHRHAAVLAADPGPTAALVHASSVLKCRLIARDPYERDLRRPLNFGHTIGHAVETATGYGPVLHGEAVAFGMACAARIAARRGLLDPTLLARVTGLLDRVRLPTTLAALPAPLDPATTVEALGQIRKIRDGRLRFVLPTALGETVITDDVTDEEIHAALVVSAESEATLARTHGGTDG, from the coding sequence ATGACCGAATACGTCCGAGTGTCCGAACAGCTGGCGCTGCCTCGCGGCCGGGTCGAACCGATCATGGCCACCGCTCGGCGGCTCGACACATATCCGGTCCATGTCTGCCTCGACGAGAACACCGCGCTCGCGCACCTGTGCGCCGAGATCGACGGTCGCCGGGTCGCGCTGGTCACCGACGACACCGTGCTCGCGCTGCACGCACGCCGCCTGGCCGAACGCCTGACCGCCGCGGGACTCGACGTGGTCGCCACCTCCTTCCCGGCCGGCGAGGCCAGCAAGAGCCTGCGCACCGCGAGCGCACTGCTCGACTGGCTGGCCGAAACCTCGCTGGTACGCCGGGACATCCTGCTCGCGGTCGGCGGCGGCGTGGTGATGGACACCGTCGGCTGGGTGGCCAGCGCGTACATGCGCGGACTGCCGTACATCAACGTGCCCACCACGCTGCTCGCGCACGTGGACGCGGCCCTGGGCGGCAAGGTGGCCATCGACCACCCGTCCGCGAAGAACCTGATCGGCGCCTTCTACCAACCCCGCGCGGTGGTCTCCAACGTCGGCTATCTGAGCACCCAGGACGATCGTGGACTGCGCGCCGGACTGGCCGAGGCGATCAAGACCGGGATCATCGCCTCGCCCGAGTTGTTCGAGCTGATCGAGCACCGGCACGCGGCCGTACTGGCCGCCGACCCCGGGCCCACCGCCGCCCTGGTACACGCCTCCAGCGTGCTCAAGTGCCGCCTGATCGCCCGCGATCCGTACGAGCGGGACCTGCGCCGGCCGCTGAACTTCGGGCACACCATCGGACACGCCGTGGAGACCGCGACCGGCTACGGCCCGGTCCTGCACGGCGAGGCGGTCGCCTTCGGGATGGCCTGCGCGGCGCGCATCGCCGCACGCCGCGGGTTGCTCGACCCGACCCTGCTCGCCCGGGTGACCGGACTCCTGGACCGGGTGCGGCTGCCCACCACGCTCGCCGCGCTGCCCGCCCCGCTCGATCCGGCGACCACCGTCGAAGCCCTGGGGCAGATCCGCAAGATCCGGGACGGCCGACTGCGCTTCGTGCTGCCCACCGCACTCGGCGAGACGGTGATCACCGACGACGTCACCGACGAGGAGATCCACGCCGCGCTCGTGGTCTCCGCCGAATCCGAGGCCACCTTGGCGCGCACCCACGGAGGAACCGATGGCTGA
- a CDS encoding carbohydrate kinase family protein, whose product MAEPAGLDVFVVGGVGVDIIVRVPELPLPISDFKVPPIRSYVAHTGNGVALGCRALGLRTHLAAVLGDDPEADFVLAHYARHGLSFAHATDRAGTPRSVNLVGPDGERLSLHDSRLPKDLVVDPDLYRPALARTRHAHVSIGGWSRAALAEAVEAGVSTSTDLHGWDGKDPGRADFAYGAELVFTSTNRLGDRVEEAARDLLARGRAKIVVAMAGGRGSYLVVPDRPLWHVPALAMRADEVVDTNGAGDSYVSGFLYAYLAGRDWAGCAAAGTHAGAHAVRTAGTHTSFITAEELDRAVS is encoded by the coding sequence ATGGCTGAACCCGCCGGGCTGGATGTGTTCGTGGTCGGCGGGGTGGGTGTGGACATCATCGTACGGGTACCCGAACTCCCCTTGCCGATAAGCGACTTCAAGGTGCCGCCGATCCGCAGTTATGTCGCGCACACCGGCAACGGGGTGGCCTTGGGCTGTCGGGCGTTGGGGCTGCGCACACATCTCGCCGCCGTGCTCGGGGACGACCCGGAGGCGGACTTCGTGCTCGCGCACTACGCGCGGCACGGCCTGTCCTTCGCGCATGCCACCGACCGGGCCGGCACTCCGCGCAGTGTGAACCTGGTCGGCCCGGACGGCGAACGACTCTCGCTGCACGACAGTCGGTTGCCGAAAGACCTGGTGGTCGACCCCGATCTGTATCGCCCCGCGCTGGCCCGGACCCGGCACGCGCACGTGTCGATCGGCGGCTGGTCGCGGGCCGCGCTGGCGGAGGCGGTCGAGGCGGGTGTGTCCACCTCGACCGACCTGCACGGCTGGGACGGGAAGGACCCCGGCCGGGCCGACTTCGCCTACGGGGCCGAACTGGTGTTCACCTCCACCAACCGGCTCGGCGACCGGGTCGAGGAGGCCGCGCGGGACCTGCTCGCCCGGGGCCGGGCCAAGATCGTGGTCGCGATGGCGGGTGGTCGGGGCAGCTATCTGGTGGTGCCGGATCGGCCGCTGTGGCACGTACCGGCGCTGGCCATGCGAGCCGACGAGGTGGTGGACACCAACGGGGCCGGGGACAGCTACGTCTCCGGCTTCCTGTACGCCTACCTCGCCGGCCGCGACTGGGCCGGCTGCGCGGCGGCGGGCACC